In Anaerolineales bacterium, the DNA window TCCAACCTTGTTTACCCGATGCGGGAATTCTTCTTCCAAAAGCTTTTCGAGCCTTTCCGGGGATACGCCGTATACTTCGACATCCATGTCTTTCGATGGAATCCCCATAAGCGCGTCTCGTACAAAACCGCCGACTAAGAGCAGGCGGGGAGATTTTCCGGCATAGTCGGGATTGGCCGGCAAACGTGAAACGGTTTCTGCTAGTGTTTGTACGGTCATTCCAACCGCACCTGTTTTTTGCATGGCGGTTTCGATACGTTCGGCAATCGTTCGTTTTCCTAGGGGGAATATGGGCATGCATGGCCATTGTAGCAGGGAGAGGGGAGGGAAAAAATTTTTTTTTGCAAAGCATTCTGGGAAAAGTTTTGTACGGGTATGAGCCGAGAATCGGCTCTTTCTCAAACAAGGTGACGCTTTAGGAGATCGAGCAGGGTCAAAATTGGAATAAACGCCAACGTCATTTTGGCGATGTAGTTCAACTTGTTCCGGAAGCCGTACGAGATGCGTTTGAGCAGCTTGATCCTCGTATGGACGCCTTCGGTATATGCATTCGTGGTTCTGCCGCATGAAAAGTAATTCAGGATGTACGGACGCCACCGCTTCAATGTTCGGTACAACTCCTGCCAGCGGCTTCTCGGGTCGCATTCAAGCCCCTGGAGCAGGCTGTCAAACCTGCGTGCGGCTTCCTCCGGCTTCTTCATCCGATAGACGGTCCGCATGATTTCCTTCATTCTCCAAAACTCCGCAATGGCCGGGTACCGTTTGAAGATGACGTCGAGTTCGACACGTTCCTTCTCGTCCAGATCCTCCTTGTTCTTTTCGAGGAGCTGTTTTGGGAGCGGCCATTTGGATGTCGTATAGAGACTCCGCAGCTGTCCGAGGTGGAAATTGAAATGCTGGATGACATGGAATTTATCGATCACGATCGGCATGCCGGGAAGCTCTTTCTCCACCACAGATCGATACCCGCCATGCATGTCCGTGCACACGGTTTTGATCAAGGACTGGGCGCGTTTCGGCATGGTTCTGAACCAAGCCGCAAGCGTCGCATTGCGATCATCCGTGAGAATGCCGAGGAGCTTGTGATGCGTGATGTCCGTGAGGGTGATGACAAGATCGCGACCCGCGAAGCTGTGTTCGTCGATGCCAAGGACGAACGGCTCCTCGGGCCATGCCGTTGGGACCTGATCCATGAGACTTCTGGCTGACCGGATGAGCGACATGGCCGAGATGCCATATTCTTTGCCCACGGCGGAAAAACTTCGATCGCGGATCTTCGGAAGGATGAGTGAACGGAATCGCTCTGTGGTCTTTCGCCGATCAATGCCAGGCAGCGCCTCACGAAAGATGCCGCACCGCTGACATCGGAAGTCACGAATCGTCGCTTCTAAGGAAGACGAGTTTCTCATCGCAGAATCCGTGCGTCAGGCGCCGCGTCACCCGTTTTTGAACTCGCTTCGTCGATCGACCGCACGTTGGACAATGGGTGCAACGTCGAGGCGAGCGGACGTACAAGATGATCTTTTCTTCTTCCAAGACCATTCGATCAAGAAACAATCCCGTTAGACAAAATAAGGTACCCAGGGTACGTTTTTGCGTAGACATGGTGTGTGCGATTAGAGAAATGTGGAAATTTATCTAATTGCAGCACCGTGTTTTAGTTTTGCACAACCTAGTTTGAGAGACAGCCCGAGAATCTTGACAAAGTCCAAATTTTTTGAAACGATGTTTTTGTACATTCCGCGTGCGTGCCCCCTATTGGCACGGCGCGTGCACTATTTGGGCCGTCCGTTTCTCGCGGACGGCCTTTTTATGCGAAATATATTTTTTGAAAAAATAAACATCCCTCCGTTTCGGAGGGATGTTTTATGGTGGACCCTATCGGATTCGAACCGATGACCTCCTCGTTGCAAACGAGGCGCTCTACCAACTAAGCTAAGGGCCCATGATTTATTATGGAAGTGACAAAGACCAACGCTTGGATGGACGACCTTCCTTGTGGAACCGTGACGTTCTCCGAACGAAGCGAAGGGATCAGTAGGAAAAGCGAGCCGTACCATATCCGTATTTTTAGGCTACGTCAAGCATGAATGAGGGTAATTTCGGCTTCATTGACGTTAAAAACCATGGATGTTAGCGTCATTCCGTGAACAAAAAAGGATTGTTGCTGTGACGCGCGACAGACGCGATTCGTATCCTACGATTCCAGACGGCCGTATGGCCGTAGATCACCAACAAACGCTCCTTTGGATGGAGATTGGCGAGCAAGCTACCTATTCTATAGGTCCTCGTGACGGCTCGGCGTCTGTCGTCGAACTTCGTGTAAGCCAAACGCTTATCCGGGACATCCCGTATGTGCAAGAACTCGGGTTGAAAATCCAATTTGTTCTTGCAACTTCGCGAACAAAGGCTACTCACGCCGCTTCGGATGCAGGCGTAGACGAGCTTCTCGGTATACGAACGGCCTCGGCGAAACCGTCCCCGCCGGTTAGGCTTCCCTACACCTTTGTCAAAATAGAGAACGTACCAAAACTTCGTAATATCAAGAGGCTCTGGGTGCGTCCGCACATTTTGCTCGCGCATCATGCGAAACCATGGCTTCTTGAAATCGAATTCCCAAACATTAAAGGAGTGCCGCGGATCCTGCGTCCGTCGAGCGGTCCCATTCTCTCGTTCTAAAAGCCCCGACGCGTGCCGGGGCTTTGATGTTTGTCAGACTTTTGCGGGCGTCAGCGGCTTTTTTCCAGCAAGAACGGCAACAATGTTTTTCGCGGCAACCTCTGCCATGCCTTCGCGAGCTTCAATGGTCGCGCTTGCGATATGAGGGGTCAGAATAACGTTCTCAAAGGCTTTAAGTTCCAAATCGTCGCGGAGATCGCAGTCAATGGCGGGTTCGCATTCGAATACATCCAAAGCGGCACCGGCAATTTTCTTTGCTTTTAGGGCTTTCAACAGCGCTTTTTCGTCCACGACCGGACCACGCGCCGTGTTAATGAGGAAGGCGGTTTTTTTCATGAGGCGAAGCTGCTTGGCGGAAATGAGATGCTTTGTTGAAGGGAGCAGGGGGACATGGAGCGAAACATAGTCCGACTGCTTCAACAGCGCATCCATGGAAACATATTTCGCCCTAAAGGTTTTTTCGATATCAGGATTTCGTTTCATATCCGAATACAGTAGCTTCATGCCAAAGCCGTTTACGGCATGGAAGGCCACATTGGACCCAATGCGTCCGGCGCCGATAATGCCAAGTGTTTTTCCGCGCAAATTTGATCCCAAAAGCTGGTCTGGTTTCCATCCCGTGTATTTACCGCCTTTTGAAAAGCGATCCGCTTCGGCAATGCGATGTGCCAGCGTGAGCATGAGGGCAAAGGTGTGTTCGCCCACGGATTCGTTGACGGCTTCGGTTGGCGTGTTCGTAACAATAACGCCGTGTTTTTTTGCGGCCTGTAAATCCACATTGTCAAAACCTACAGCGTAGTTGGCGACGATTTTGAGTTTTGGCCCGGCCGCGCGGAAGAATTCTTCGTCAATGCGGTCGGTCAAGAGCGGCAGAACGGCATCCCGGCCCTTGGAAAGCCGCAAAAGCTCTTTTCGTGATATGCCGTACACCTTGGGATATACGGTAACAGCGTGTCCGGCTTTTTTCAGTATGCGCACGGCGTTTTCGGCAAAGCCTTTGGGGTTAAAGGAGATAAAAATGTTCATAGGTTTTCGTTGGTGGTGAGGAGTGAATGGATGTATTTAACGTGGCGATAGGTTTTTTAATTCAACAACGAAACGCAAATCGCTAACTCTGTCAGGTTTGCTCCACTGCATATATCCGTGCGTATCCACGGCGTTTTTCCGCGGGAATATAGAGTTTGAAGAGCGGCAGAATAATGGTGGTGGCCACAAAAATAGCCACGAGCTTTGGGGCAATGCCGGTATCTCGGAAAAATCGGTCGGCTAGCCATACGCCGAGCGTGGTATTCATGTACATGAGGCAGAAAATAATCGTGAGCCGGTCGAGCTTGTCGCGCCACGCAAGCAGAGAAGCCGCGAGCCATGCAATACCGAACCAAAAAACAATCATGAGGAAGACAATAATAATGCCGTCGGCGCCGATGCCGAGCCATGCGGCGCCCGTTTGGGCGCCGGAAGACGCGCTCGAGGCTGTGACCGATGCGATGACGAGCGCAAAGGCCGCCAGATTCCCCATGCGGATGGCGGCATCCGCTTTTTGAATACGTTTCTTACCAGCTTTCCATTGGACAATCCCGGCAAGAAGCAGAGGAACGATGACAACCACCGATATATTCGTCATCATGCTCACGGTATCGATGGCCACGGTTTCGCCGATGAGGACGTTCAACATGATCGGTACCACGAATGGGGCGACCACGGACGTGGACACGGAAATAAGGAGAGCGAGCGACGTTCTGCCTCCCATAATTGCCATAACGGCTGGTGCCGTGAGGCCGGTGGGCATGGCGGCGGCGAGAATAAAGGGAAGGGTCCAATCCGGCGCAAAAAATTTAAGCGGTATGGTTATCAAAAACGGCATAATCACCATCATCATGGAAACGGCGAGCAAAAGCGTCCTCCAGTCTTTTACCTGCATAAGGAGCGCCGCATAATCTAGGCGTATGCCCGTGGCGAACATAATGACCATGAGGAAAAAGCTGTTCAGCGGATTGAGGGGCGCAAAAAATTCCGGAATAATAAAACCGGCGACGAGAGCCAGCAGAACGAGTCCGAGCTGATAGCGGCTTATGAAATCGAGAACGGCTTTCATGGCTAATTGCGGATATGGGCGGATTGTATGCGCACGCGTGCGAGTTCCCGTTCCGACGGCCACGATTCAAGGATGCCGTTTTTCGCACCCATTTGCATAATCACGCCAAGGGCATTCAGCATTCCCACGCGGAGTCCTATAGTGAGATCGCAGGTTTTCATGAAACCGGCAACAAATCCGCTTCCGAGCGCATCTCCGGCACCCGTGGTATTTACTCTTCTTCCCGGAAGAGCCGGGGAAAACCAGGTACAGCCTCGCGCCGATAGGTAGGCGCCGCGGGGTCCGTCGGATAACAGGAGCGCCACACGCGGCAGGTCTGCGATCTTATCCATGATGGTTTTCAAATGCCGCACCGGCGTTTCCGTAAGCAAGGCCGCTTCTTCACGGTTAACATCAAAAATGTCCACCCTGCGGATGAGTGGTGCGAGTTTATCCAGTCCTTTGGCGAGTTCCGCGCCCCCGGGATTCCATGCCACCTTTGCGCCGCAGGCAAGAGCGCGGTCGAGGATGAGCGAAAGAAGGCCTACATCGCCCCCTAAAGATGTGACATAAAACCAGCGTGCGGTGAGATTGTTCCACGGAATCGCCTTTGTATTGATTTCCGCGCTCGCGCCCCGGAATGACAGAATGCTCC includes these proteins:
- a CDS encoding ISL3 family transposase, whose translation is MRNSSSLEATIRDFRCQRCGIFREALPGIDRRKTTERFRSLILPKIRDRSFSAVGKEYGISAMSLIRSARSLMDQVPTAWPEEPFVLGIDEHSFAGRDLVITLTDITHHKLLGILTDDRNATLAAWFRTMPKRAQSLIKTVCTDMHGGYRSVVEKELPGMPIVIDKFHVIQHFNFHLGQLRSLYTTSKWPLPKQLLEKNKEDLDEKERVELDVIFKRYPAIAEFWRMKEIMRTVYRMKKPEEAARRFDSLLQGLECDPRSRWQELYRTLKRWRPYILNYFSCGRTTNAYTEGVHTRIKLLKRISYGFRNKLNYIAKMTLAFIPILTLLDLLKRHLV
- a CDS encoding D-glycerate dehydrogenase produces the protein MNIFISFNPKGFAENAVRILKKAGHAVTVYPKVYGISRKELLRLSKGRDAVLPLLTDRIDEEFFRAAGPKLKIVANYAVGFDNVDLQAAKKHGVIVTNTPTEAVNESVGEHTFALMLTLAHRIAEADRFSKGGKYTGWKPDQLLGSNLRGKTLGIIGAGRIGSNVAFHAVNGFGMKLLYSDMKRNPDIEKTFRAKYVSMDALLKQSDYVSLHVPLLPSTKHLISAKQLRLMKKTAFLINTARGPVVDEKALLKALKAKKIAGAALDVFECEPAIDCDLRDDLELKAFENVILTPHIASATIEAREGMAEVAAKNIVAVLAGKKPLTPAKV
- a CDS encoding bile acid:sodium symporter, whose amino-acid sequence is MKAVLDFISRYQLGLVLLALVAGFIIPEFFAPLNPLNSFFLMVIMFATGIRLDYAALLMQVKDWRTLLLAVSMMMVIMPFLITIPLKFFAPDWTLPFILAAAMPTGLTAPAVMAIMGGRTSLALLISVSTSVVAPFVVPIMLNVLIGETVAIDTVSMMTNISVVVIVPLLLAGIVQWKAGKKRIQKADAAIRMGNLAAFALVIASVTASSASSGAQTGAAWLGIGADGIIIVFLMIVFWFGIAWLAASLLAWRDKLDRLTIIFCLMYMNTTLGVWLADRFFRDTGIAPKLVAIFVATTIILPLFKLYIPAEKRRGYARIYAVEQT
- a CDS encoding carbohydrate kinase family protein, whose product is MKHAASRRRPVFDVITIGSGVIDHFAKSKAFELEPSRSSPTGFDACFPLGAKLALDDLSLHTGGGATNAAATFGRLKFKTAAVCRVGNDVFGGLVTDQLRSDGVSTAFVQVDPKVGTGQSIILLAHSGHRSILSFRGASAEINTKAIPWNNLTARWFYVTSLGGDVGLLSLILDRALACGAKVAWNPGGAELAKGLDKLAPLIRRVDIFDVNREEAALLTETPVRHLKTIMDKIADLPRVALLLSDGPRGAYLSARGCTWFSPALPGRRVNTTGAGDALGSGFVAGFMKTCDLTIGLRVGMLNALGVIMQMGAKNGILESWPSERELARVRIQSAHIRN